The following proteins are co-located in the Streptococcus anginosus genome:
- a CDS encoding NUDIX hydrolase, with the protein MDSFILGGGEMEYWDAYNEQRERQGKFLKRGQPIAEGQYHLCVNVFVRHIDGEFLLMHRSPKKEIHPNYYEFGAGGSVLAGEDSMTAAYRELQEETGLIPRKIQLIEQTTSPKDHCHFDFYEAIVTEKDVKYQEGETDSHIWLKPSELRYFMNRYPLFQNQKQIVEKMLQSEK; encoded by the coding sequence ATGGACTCCTTTATTTTGGGAGGAGGAGAAATGGAATATTGGGATGCTTATAATGAGCAAAGAGAGCGACAAGGAAAGTTTCTAAAGAGAGGTCAACCAATTGCGGAAGGGCAGTATCACCTCTGTGTCAATGTCTTCGTTCGTCATATAGATGGGGAATTTCTCCTGATGCACCGCAGTCCAAAAAAAGAAATTCATCCTAATTATTATGAGTTTGGTGCAGGAGGGAGTGTGTTGGCTGGTGAAGATAGCATGACCGCAGCCTATCGTGAATTGCAGGAAGAAACTGGGCTGATTCCTAGAAAAATACAACTGATTGAGCAGACGACTTCACCTAAAGATCACTGCCATTTTGATTTTTATGAGGCAATCGTCACAGAGAAAGACGTGAAATATCAAGAAGGTGAAACGGATAGCCACATCTGGCTGAAACCTAGTGAACTCCGTTATTTTATGAATCGTTATCCTTTATTTCAAAATCAAAAACAAATTGTAGAAAAAATGCTCCAGTCAGAGAAGTAG
- a CDS encoding DUF948 domain-containing protein, protein MLEIAYSLVALALIALIVYTIFLVRKISNVVDETEKTIQVLTTDVNVTLYQTNELLTKVNVLADDINGKMTTIAPLFTAVADLSESVSDLNDSARHLSKKAAAAGKNSVKAGATLSALRMVTKLFKK, encoded by the coding sequence ATGCTTGAAATTGCTTATAGTCTAGTTGCCCTCGCTTTGATTGCTTTGATTGTTTATACGATTTTTTTGGTTAGGAAAATCTCAAATGTCGTTGATGAAACAGAAAAAACAATTCAGGTGTTGACGACAGATGTCAATGTGACACTTTATCAAACCAATGAATTGTTAACGAAAGTGAATGTTTTAGCAGATGATATTAATGGAAAAATGACAACCATTGCCCCGCTTTTCACTGCAGTTGCAGATTTATCTGAGTCCGTTTCGGATTTGAATGATTCTGCTCGTCATTTGAGCAAAAAAGCTGCTGCAGCAGGAAAAAATAGTGTCAAAGCTGGTGCAACTTTATCGGCTTTACGTATGGTTACTAAACTATTTAAAAAATAA
- a CDS encoding ribonuclease J — protein MSNIKLIALGGVRENGKNLYIAEVDESIFVLDVGLKYPENEQLGVDFVIPNMDYLFENKDRIAGVFLTHGHADAIGALPYLLAETKVPVFGSELTIELAKLFVKGNDTVKKFNDFHVIDEDTEIDFGGTVVSFFKTTHSIPESLGIVLKTSEGNIVYTGDFKFDQTASQSYATDFARLAEIGREGVLALLSDSANADSSIQVASESEVGKEITDTIGDWNGRVIVAAVASNLSRIQQVFEAAARTGRRVVLTGFDIENIVRTAIRLKKLSLVDERLLIKPKEMSKFEDHELIILETGRMGEPINGLRKMSIGRHRYVEIKEGDLVYIVTTPSIAKEALVARVENMIYQAGGVVKLITQDLRVSGHGNERDLQLMLNLLQPKFLFPIQGEYRELAAHAKAAMAIGMLPENIFIPKRGSIMEYEKGDFVPSGAVSSGDVMIDGNAIGDVGNIVLRDRKVLSEDGIFIVAITVNRRDKKIISKAKVHTRGFVYVKKSRDILRESADLINKTVEDYLAKDNFDWGELKGAVRDNLAKYLFEQTKRRPAILPVVMEVR, from the coding sequence ATGAGCAATATTAAATTGATTGCTTTAGGTGGCGTACGTGAGAATGGAAAAAATCTTTACATCGCTGAAGTGGATGAATCTATTTTCGTCCTGGATGTCGGATTAAAATATCCAGAAAATGAACAGCTTGGTGTGGATTTTGTTATTCCAAATATGGACTATTTGTTTGAAAATAAGGACCGTATTGCAGGGGTCTTTTTGACACACGGGCATGCAGATGCAATTGGTGCCTTGCCTTATTTACTTGCTGAAACGAAAGTTCCTGTGTTTGGCTCAGAATTGACGATTGAGTTGGCTAAGTTATTTGTCAAAGGAAATGATACGGTCAAAAAGTTCAATGATTTTCATGTGATTGATGAAGACACAGAGATTGATTTTGGAGGTACAGTTGTATCTTTCTTTAAAACAACGCATTCCATTCCGGAGAGTTTAGGGATTGTTTTGAAAACGTCTGAGGGAAATATTGTTTACACAGGTGATTTCAAGTTTGACCAGACAGCTAGTCAGTCTTATGCAACAGATTTTGCTCGCTTGGCGGAAATTGGTCGTGAAGGTGTTCTAGCTCTTCTTAGTGATTCTGCAAATGCAGATAGTAGTATTCAAGTGGCGAGTGAAAGTGAAGTCGGCAAAGAAATCACCGATACGATTGGTGATTGGAATGGACGCGTCATAGTTGCAGCGGTTGCAAGCAATCTTTCTCGTATTCAACAAGTTTTTGAAGCTGCCGCTAGGACAGGTCGTCGTGTTGTATTGACTGGATTTGACATTGAAAATATCGTTCGTACTGCTATTCGCTTGAAGAAATTATCACTCGTGGACGAACGTTTGCTAATCAAGCCAAAAGAAATGTCCAAGTTTGAAGATCATGAGTTGATTATTTTGGAAACTGGGCGTATGGGTGAGCCAATCAATGGCTTGCGCAAGATGTCTATCGGACGTCACCGTTATGTAGAAATCAAAGAAGGCGATTTGGTTTATATTGTTACAACACCGTCTATCGCAAAAGAAGCCTTGGTGGCACGTGTAGAAAACATGATTTACCAAGCAGGTGGTGTTGTCAAACTAATTACGCAAGATTTACGAGTATCTGGACATGGAAATGAGCGCGATTTGCAATTGATGTTAAACCTCTTGCAGCCGAAATTCTTGTTCCCAATTCAAGGAGAATATCGCGAATTGGCAGCACATGCTAAAGCTGCCATGGCAATTGGTATGTTGCCAGAGAACATTTTTATTCCAAAACGTGGTAGCATTATGGAATATGAAAAGGGTGATTTTGTACCTTCTGGTGCGGTATCTTCTGGTGATGTCATGATTGATGGAAATGCGATTGGTGATGTCGGAAATATCGTTCTTCGTGACCGCAAAGTTCTGTCTGAAGACGGTATCTTTATCGTAGCTATTACGGTGAACCGTCGTGACAAGAAGATTATTTCCAAAGCCAAGGTTCATACGCGTGGATTTGTTTATGTCAAGAAAAGTCGTGACATTCTGCGTGAAAGTGCTGACTTAATCAATAAGACAGTTGAAGATTATCTTGCAAAAGATAATTTTGACTGGGGTGAACTGAAGGGAGCTGTGCGTGATAATCTTGCGAAATATCTCTTTGAGCAAACCAAACGTCGTCCAGCAATTTTACCTGTTGTAATGGAAGTGCGTTAA
- the lgt gene encoding prolipoprotein diacylglyceryl transferase, whose translation MINPIAFKIGPLSIRWYAICIVTGLVLAVYLAMREAPRKKIIPDDILDFILIAFPLAIVGARIYYVIFDWGYYAKNPAEIFAIWHGGIAIYGGLITGAIVLYFFSQRKLINTLDFLDIAVPGVMIAQSLGRWGNFFNQEAYGAVVKSLNYLPSFMRNQMYIDGHYRQPTFLYESVWNLLGFALVMVARRKKNFLKRGEMTGFYLIWYGIGRMVIEGMRTDSLMFAGLRVSQWLSAVLVVAGIILVIYQRRKKDTPYY comes from the coding sequence ATGATTAATCCAATTGCATTTAAAATAGGACCTCTAAGTATTCGCTGGTATGCGATTTGTATTGTAACAGGTTTAGTTTTAGCTGTTTATCTGGCTATGCGTGAAGCGCCGCGAAAGAAAATCATTCCAGATGACATTCTTGATTTTATCCTCATTGCGTTTCCCTTAGCAATCGTTGGAGCTCGCATTTATTATGTCATTTTTGATTGGGGCTATTATGCTAAAAATCCTGCTGAGATTTTTGCCATTTGGCACGGAGGAATTGCTATCTATGGCGGTTTAATCACCGGAGCGATTGTCTTGTATTTTTTCTCACAAAGAAAGCTTATCAATACGCTAGACTTTTTAGATATTGCGGTTCCAGGAGTGATGATTGCCCAAAGTCTTGGACGCTGGGGAAATTTCTTCAATCAAGAGGCTTACGGAGCGGTTGTTAAAAGTCTAAATTACTTACCAAGTTTTATGCGCAACCAAATGTACATTGATGGTCATTACCGACAACCAACTTTTCTTTATGAGTCGGTTTGGAATTTGTTAGGATTTGCTTTAGTGATGGTTGCGAGAAGAAAGAAAAATTTTCTCAAACGTGGGGAAATGACTGGATTTTATCTTATTTGGTATGGAATAGGTCGCATGGTGATTGAAGGTATGCGAACAGATAGTCTCATGTTTGCGGGCTTGCGTGTGTCACAATGGTTGTCTGCTGTTCTAGTGGTTGCAGGAATCATTCTCGTCATTTACCAACGCAGAAAAAAAGATACCCCTTATTATTAA
- a CDS encoding SprT family protein: MNLTNYVRQVSLEDFGKEFRHTASWNKRLRSTGGRFFPKDGHLDFNPKIYEQFGLETFRKIVRHELCHYHLYFEKKGYRHKDRDFKQLLKSVDGLRYAPTLSSQSSAKMLVYQCLHCRAQYHRKRRINTERYCCGHCQGKLIFIRQLQS, encoded by the coding sequence GTGAATCTAACTAACTATGTCAGACAAGTCTCTTTGGAAGATTTTGGCAAAGAATTTCGACATACGGCTTCTTGGAATAAGCGTCTTCGCTCAACAGGTGGACGCTTTTTTCCAAAGGATGGTCATCTCGATTTTAATCCTAAAATCTATGAACAGTTTGGTTTGGAAACTTTCCGAAAAATTGTGCGGCATGAGTTGTGCCATTATCATCTTTACTTTGAAAAGAAAGGTTATCGACATAAGGATCGAGATTTCAAGCAATTATTGAAATCCGTGGACGGTTTGCGCTATGCGCCTACTTTATCAAGCCAATCATCTGCAAAAATGCTTGTTTATCAATGCTTGCATTGTCGTGCACAATATCATAGAAAAAGACGAATCAATACTGAGCGGTATTGCTGCGGACATTGTCAAGGGAAACTCATTTTTATCAGACAGTTGCAGTCTTAA
- a CDS encoding SPJ_0845 family protein has product MAIKFTRSDDLDKMFEEFATLPKIEKVEFPDEKEKKTKKEQKAKKS; this is encoded by the coding sequence ATGGCTATTAAATTTACGCGTTCAGATGATTTGGACAAAATGTTTGAAGAATTTGCAACGTTACCTAAAATCGAAAAGGTAGAATTTCCTGATGAAAAAGAAAAAAAGACCAAGAAAGAGCAAAAGGCTAAAAAGTCATGA
- a CDS encoding PspC domain-containing protein, producing the protein MKTKFYKLRRNSAVSGVLAGLSDKFGLDVGLVRFLFVLFTISNLGLGIIIYIILSSVMPYKEDVEEEMYGTGPRKRKEAEAIKEDDGWFW; encoded by the coding sequence ATGAAAACAAAATTTTATAAATTACGCCGAAATAGCGCTGTATCAGGAGTCTTGGCTGGTTTGTCGGACAAATTTGGTTTAGATGTAGGGCTTGTTCGCTTTTTATTCGTTTTATTTACCATTTCTAATTTGGGCTTAGGGATTATCATCTACATCATTTTATCATCTGTGATGCCTTACAAGGAAGACGTAGAAGAAGAAATGTATGGAACAGGACCTCGTAAGCGCAAAGAAGCAGAAGCAATCAAAGAAGATGACGGCTGGTTTTGGTGA
- a CDS encoding peptidase U32 family protein, which produces MTKTLKRPEVLAPAGTLEKLKVAIRYGADAVYIGGQAYGLRSRAGNFTFEEMEEGVQFAREHGAKVYVAANMVTHEGNEEGAGEWFRTLRDIGISAVIVSDPALIAIACTEAPGLEVHLSTQASATNYETLEFWKDLGLTRVVLAREVSMEELAEIRKHTDVEIEAFVHGAMCISYSGRCTLSNHMSMRDANRGGCSQSCRWKYDLYDMPFGQERKSLKGEIPEEFSMSAVDMSMIDHIPDMIENGVDSLKIEGRMKSIHYVSTVSNCYKAAVDAYLESPEKFEAIKQDLVDEMWKVAQRELATGFYYHTPTENEQLFGARRKIPQYKFVAEVVAYDPDTQTATIRQRNVINEGDPVEFYGPGFRHFDAVITDLHDSDGNKIDRAPNPMELLTISLPHPVYPGDMVRSRKEGLINLYKEDGTSVTVRA; this is translated from the coding sequence ATGACAAAAACTTTGAAAAGGCCAGAGGTTCTGGCGCCTGCTGGAACGTTGGAAAAATTAAAAGTCGCCATTCGCTATGGAGCGGATGCTGTTTATATTGGTGGACAAGCCTATGGTTTGCGCAGTCGTGCTGGAAATTTTACATTTGAAGAAATGGAAGAGGGCGTTCAATTTGCTCGTGAACACGGCGCTAAAGTCTATGTGGCTGCAAATATGGTGACCCACGAAGGCAATGAAGAAGGAGCTGGAGAATGGTTCCGCACTTTGCGGGATATTGGTATTTCTGCTGTTATCGTATCTGACCCAGCTTTGATTGCCATTGCTTGTACAGAAGCGCCAGGTTTGGAAGTACACTTGTCAACACAAGCTAGCGCGACAAACTATGAAACATTGGAATTTTGGAAAGATTTGGGGTTGACACGTGTCGTTTTGGCGCGCGAAGTTTCCATGGAAGAATTGGCAGAAATCCGCAAACATACCGATGTTGAGATTGAAGCCTTTGTTCACGGCGCTATGTGTATTTCCTACTCAGGACGTTGTACTTTGTCCAATCATATGAGCATGCGGGATGCCAATCGTGGGGGCTGCTCTCAATCTTGTCGTTGGAAATATGATCTCTACGATATGCCTTTTGGACAAGAGCGCAAGAGCTTAAAAGGCGAAATTCCAGAAGAATTTTCTATGTCGGCTGTGGATATGTCCATGATTGATCACATTCCAGATATGATTGAAAATGGGGTGGACAGCTTGAAAATTGAAGGGCGCATGAAGTCTATTCACTATGTATCTACTGTTTCAAATTGTTACAAGGCGGCAGTAGATGCTTATCTTGAAAGTCCTGAAAAGTTTGAAGCAATCAAGCAAGATTTAGTAGATGAAATGTGGAAAGTTGCGCAACGTGAGTTGGCGACAGGATTTTATTATCATACACCGACTGAAAATGAGCAGCTTTTTGGAGCACGCCGCAAAATTCCGCAATATAAATTTGTGGCAGAAGTGGTGGCTTATGACCCTGATACGCAAACAGCGACTATTCGGCAACGAAATGTCATTAATGAGGGCGACCCAGTTGAATTTTATGGTCCTGGTTTCCGTCATTTTGATGCAGTCATTACAGATTTACACGATTCAGATGGAAATAAAATTGATCGGGCTCCTAATCCGATGGAACTGTTGACGATTTCCTTGCCACATCCAGTTTATCCAGGTGATATGGTACGTAGTCGTAAAGAAGGTTTGATAAATCTTTATAAAGAAGACGGCACAAGTGTCACAGTACGGGCATAA
- a CDS encoding peptidase U32 family protein, with protein sequence MKKIIITATAESVEQVKELLEAGVDRIYVGEKEYGLRLPHTFSYDELRQIAALVHEADKKLTVAVNALMHQEMMNKIKPFLDFLVDIQADYITVGDAGVFYVLKRDGYPFKTIYDASTMVASSRQVNFWGQKAGASEAVLAREIPSAELFKMQEVLEIPVEILVYGASVIHHSKRPLLQNYYNFTHIDDEKSRERDLFLAEPSDPDSHYSIFEDNHGTHIFANNDLDMMTKLGELVEHGFTHWKLEGIYTPGHNFVEIAKLFVQARELIETNQFTHDQAFLLDEQIHQLHPKNRFLDTGFYEYDPDQVK encoded by the coding sequence ATGAAAAAGATTATCATTACAGCGACAGCTGAGAGCGTTGAACAAGTAAAAGAGCTTTTAGAAGCAGGCGTAGATCGCATTTATGTAGGTGAAAAGGAGTATGGTCTTCGGTTACCCCATACTTTTTCTTATGATGAATTGCGGCAGATTGCAGCCCTTGTACATGAGGCGGACAAAAAGTTGACAGTTGCTGTCAATGCTTTGATGCATCAGGAAATGATGAATAAAATCAAGCCATTTCTTGATTTTTTAGTGGATATTCAGGCGGATTATATTACTGTGGGAGATGCCGGTGTCTTTTATGTGTTAAAACGCGATGGTTATCCGTTTAAGACGATTTATGATGCCTCGACTATGGTTGCTAGCAGTCGTCAAGTGAACTTCTGGGGGCAAAAAGCTGGCGCTTCTGAGGCTGTTTTAGCACGGGAAATTCCATCGGCAGAATTGTTTAAAATGCAGGAAGTGTTAGAAATTCCTGTTGAGATTTTAGTTTATGGTGCTAGCGTCATTCATCACTCTAAGCGTCCGCTTTTGCAAAACTATTATAATTTTACTCATATTGATGACGAAAAGAGCCGTGAGCGTGATTTATTCCTTGCAGAGCCGAGTGACCCAGATAGCCATTATTCTATTTTTGAGGACAATCATGGGACGCATATTTTTGCAAATAATGATTTGGATATGATGACGAAACTTGGAGAGTTGGTAGAACATGGCTTTACACATTGGAAATTAGAAGGCATTTACACGCCAGGACACAATTTTGTTGAAATTGCCAAACTCTTTGTGCAAGCGCGTGAGCTGATTGAGACCAATCAATTTACACATGATCAGGCTTTCCTTTTGGATGAGCAGATTCATCAATTGCATCCCAAAAATCGTTTCTTGGATACTGGATTTTATGAATATGATCCAGACCAGGTGAAATAA
- a CDS encoding Tex family protein — MEINIIELSQSLKISQKQIEKVLELTAEGNTIPFIARYRKEMTGNLDEVEIKAILDLDKSLTNLRERKATVLAKIEEQGKLTDKLRAAIEAAEKLADVEELYLPYKEKRRTKATIAREAGLFPLARLILQNAATLQEEATALTNETFPTTEAALAGAVDILVEAISEDVQLRAWTYHEMLTNSSIVSTLKDQDLDEKQVFQIYYDFSEKIADMQGYRTLALNRGEKLGVLKVSFENNVDKIIRFFEVRFKVKNDYIHEAIQQAVKKKIIPAMERRIRAELTETAEDGAIQLFSDNLRNLLLIAPLKGRVVLGFDPAFRTGAKLAVVDATGKMLTTQVIYPVPPAKAAQIEASKQDLSDLIDQFGVEIIAIGNGTASRESEAFVAEVLKTHPNVSYVIVNESGASVYSASELARHEFPDLTVEKRSAISIARRLQDPLAELVKIDPKSIGVGQYQHDVSQKKLSESLDFVVDTVVNQVGVNINTASPSLLSHVAGLNKTISENIVKYREEEGVIRSREEIKKVPRLGAKAFEQAAGFLRIPESDNVLDNTGVHPESYPAVEKLFQTLAITDLDQAAQEKLQSLDVKKVAADLNLGEVTLKDIIADLLKPGRDMRDSFDAPVLRQDVLDIKDLQIGQKLEGVVRNVVDFGAFVDIGIHEDGLIHISKLSNSYVKHPSQVVSVGDLVTVWVDKLDIEREKVNLSLVAPRESN; from the coding sequence ATGGAAATAAATATTATCGAACTATCGCAAAGTTTAAAGATTAGTCAGAAGCAAATTGAAAAAGTATTGGAACTGACAGCAGAGGGCAACACGATTCCGTTTATCGCTCGTTATCGGAAAGAAATGACAGGTAATTTGGATGAGGTAGAGATTAAGGCTATTCTTGATTTGGATAAAAGTCTGACGAACCTCAGAGAGCGTAAGGCAACGGTGCTGGCAAAGATTGAGGAACAAGGAAAGCTGACGGACAAATTGCGTGCGGCCATTGAAGCAGCTGAAAAGTTGGCTGATGTGGAAGAACTTTATCTTCCTTACAAAGAAAAACGTCGGACAAAAGCTACGATTGCACGTGAAGCAGGACTTTTTCCTTTGGCACGACTCATATTACAAAATGCTGCCACTCTTCAAGAGGAAGCAACTGCCTTAACTAACGAAACATTTCCGACGACAGAAGCAGCTCTAGCTGGAGCTGTAGATATTTTAGTGGAAGCCATTTCAGAAGATGTACAACTGCGTGCTTGGACTTATCATGAAATGCTGACAAATTCAAGCATTGTTTCAACTTTAAAAGATCAAGATTTGGACGAAAAGCAAGTGTTTCAAATCTATTATGACTTTTCCGAAAAAATCGCAGATATGCAGGGGTATCGCACCTTAGCACTGAATCGTGGTGAAAAGCTAGGTGTTCTCAAAGTTAGTTTTGAGAATAATGTAGATAAGATTATCCGCTTCTTTGAAGTGCGCTTTAAGGTCAAAAATGACTACATTCATGAAGCAATCCAGCAAGCTGTGAAAAAGAAAATCATTCCAGCTATGGAACGTCGGATTAGGGCAGAATTGACCGAAACTGCAGAAGACGGAGCGATTCAGCTTTTTTCAGATAATCTGCGAAATCTGCTCTTGATTGCGCCACTCAAAGGACGCGTGGTACTAGGATTTGACCCAGCTTTTCGGACAGGAGCAAAATTAGCAGTCGTAGATGCAACTGGAAAAATGCTGACAACTCAGGTTATCTATCCTGTTCCACCGGCAAAAGCAGCGCAAATTGAAGCTTCTAAGCAAGATTTGTCAGACTTGATTGACCAATTTGGTGTTGAAATCATTGCTATTGGGAATGGAACAGCTAGTCGTGAAAGTGAAGCATTTGTCGCTGAAGTATTGAAAACTCATCCAAACGTCAGCTATGTTATTGTCAATGAAAGCGGTGCGTCTGTTTATTCTGCTAGCGAATTGGCGCGGCATGAGTTCCCTGATTTGACCGTTGAGAAACGTTCGGCTATCTCTATCGCACGTCGACTGCAAGACCCTCTTGCAGAGCTAGTTAAAATTGACCCAAAATCAATCGGTGTCGGTCAATACCAACATGATGTGAGCCAGAAGAAATTATCTGAAAGCTTGGATTTTGTCGTAGATACCGTTGTTAACCAAGTCGGCGTTAATATCAATACCGCAAGCCCATCTCTTCTATCGCATGTGGCAGGGTTAAACAAAACGATTTCTGAAAATATTGTCAAATATCGTGAAGAAGAAGGCGTGATTCGCTCGCGTGAGGAGATTAAAAAAGTTCCTCGTCTAGGTGCTAAAGCATTTGAACAGGCGGCAGGGTTCTTACGGATTCCCGAAAGTGATAATGTTTTGGATAATACAGGTGTTCACCCAGAGAGTTATCCAGCTGTTGAGAAATTGTTCCAAACGCTTGCAATTACGGACTTAGATCAAGCCGCTCAAGAAAAATTGCAGTCTTTAGATGTCAAAAAAGTTGCTGCAGATTTGAACTTGGGAGAAGTTACCCTCAAGGATATCATTGCAGACTTGCTCAAGCCAGGACGTGATATGCGTGATTCATTTGATGCACCAGTTCTGCGTCAAGATGTCCTTGATATAAAGGACTTACAAATTGGGCAAAAGTTAGAAGGCGTTGTCCGCAATGTTGTTGATTTTGGTGCTTTTGTCGATATTGGCATTCACGAAGATGGCTTGATTCACATTTCTAAGCTCAGCAACAGCTATGTCAAACATCCGAGTCAAGTTGTTTCTGTTGGTGATTTGGTAACCGTTTGGGTAGACAAATTGGATATAGAAAGAGAAAAGGTCAATCTTTCCTTGGTGGCACCGCGTGAATCTAACTAA
- a CDS encoding YtxH domain-containing protein gives MGKFSSILLGTISGAAAAVFLTSKKGKEVTAKVSDFMNEVKENPDDFKDQVVQKANHFSNQAAEAVNQAKEKVESGEITGETILDSVKEATKQVVDFSQEKMQEWKEKMTPEGISPEDFKKTEQEPVDKETTSEDIVIDLTEENQESENEDKKIED, from the coding sequence ATGGGTAAATTTTCATCTATCCTTTTAGGAACAATCTCTGGTGCGGCTGCAGCGGTATTTCTCACAAGTAAAAAAGGAAAAGAAGTGACAGCTAAGGTTTCTGATTTCATGAATGAGGTCAAAGAAAATCCAGATGATTTTAAAGATCAAGTAGTACAAAAAGCCAATCATTTCTCTAATCAAGCTGCAGAAGCAGTCAACCAAGCCAAAGAAAAGGTTGAGAGCGGAGAAATTACAGGTGAAACAATTCTTGACTCTGTGAAAGAAGCAACGAAACAAGTAGTTGACTTCTCACAAGAGAAAATGCAAGAATGGAAAGAAAAAATGACACCAGAAGGTATCTCTCCAGAAGATTTCAAAAAAACTGAGCAAGAACCAGTTGATAAAGAAACCACATCGGAGGATATTGTCATTGATTTGACAGAAGAAAACCAAGAATCGGAAAATGAAGACAAAAAAATTGAGGACTAG
- a CDS encoding DUF3270 domain-containing protein, producing the protein MTARKYQPYQEDYTYPELEQEQYPLYQDYIPEAKTNPNLKELLFFVNIATFCILTALFSFLFLSIKINTFLAFALAIGVSLVCIKMQQAFIRQKRNK; encoded by the coding sequence ATGACTGCAAGAAAATATCAGCCCTATCAAGAGGACTACACCTATCCAGAATTAGAACAAGAACAATATCCCCTTTATCAAGATTACATTCCTGAAGCAAAAACGAATCCAAATCTGAAAGAATTACTATTTTTCGTGAATATTGCTACATTTTGTATCTTGACAGCTTTGTTTAGCTTTTTATTCTTGTCTATTAAAATAAACACTTTCTTAGCTTTTGCTTTAGCAATTGGTGTTAGTTTAGTTTGCATTAAAATGCAGCAAGCATTTATTCGTCAGAAAAGAAATAAATAG
- the hprK gene encoding HPr(Ser) kinase/phosphatase: MTVKIKDLLKKVRLNVVYGDEKMLEREITTSDISRPGLEMTGYFDYYTPERIQLMGMKEWSYLMKMTSHNRYQVLRKMFERDTVMIVARDLKVPDEMLKAAKENKIVVLSSRTPTSRLSGEISSYLDSRLAERTSIHGVLMDIYGMGVLIQGDSGIGKSETGLELVKRGHRLVADDRVDIYAKDEMTLWGEPAEILRHLLEIRGVGIIDVMSLYGASAVKDSSQVQLAVYLENYDVNKTFDRLGNNGEEFEVSGVSIPRIRIPVKTGRNISVVIEAAAMNYRAKEMGFDATKTFEERLTNLISENEVSHD, from the coding sequence ATGACTGTAAAGATCAAAGATCTATTAAAAAAAGTCAGATTAAATGTGGTTTATGGCGATGAGAAAATGTTGGAAAGAGAAATTACGACCTCTGATATTTCCCGCCCAGGACTTGAAATGACAGGTTATTTTGACTATTACACACCAGAACGTATCCAGCTAATGGGAATGAAAGAATGGTCTTACTTGATGAAGATGACCTCTCACAATCGCTATCAGGTTTTACGGAAAATGTTTGAACGAGACACTGTTATGATTGTGGCGCGTGATCTGAAAGTACCTGATGAGATGTTGAAGGCTGCAAAGGAAAATAAAATTGTTGTTCTCAGCAGCCGCACCCCAACGAGTCGTTTATCCGGTGAAATTTCTAGCTATCTAGATTCACGTTTGGCTGAGCGAACCAGTATTCATGGGGTTTTAATGGATATTTACGGAATGGGTGTCTTGATTCAAGGAGATAGTGGAATCGGAAAAAGCGAAACTGGTTTAGAACTGGTGAAACGGGGACATCGTTTAGTTGCGGATGACCGCGTAGATATCTACGCAAAAGATGAAATGACTCTCTGGGGCGAGCCAGCGGAAATTTTGCGCCATTTACTTGAAATACGCGGTGTTGGGATTATTGATGTCATGAGCCTTTATGGAGCTAGTGCTGTCAAGGATTCATCACAGGTTCAATTGGCTGTTTATCTGGAAAATTATGATGTCAATAAAACATTTGACCGTTTGGGAAATAATGGTGAAGAGTTTGAAGTATCAGGTGTGTCCATTCCAAGGATTCGTATTCCTGTGAAAACGGGTCGCAACATTTCGGTGGTGATTGAAGCAGCAGCGATGAATTACCGTGCTAAAGAGATGGGCTTTGATGCCACGAAGACTTTTGAGGAACGCTTGACCAATCTCATTAGTGAGAATGAGGTGTCTCATGATTAA